One Arachis hypogaea cultivar Tifrunner chromosome 2, arahy.Tifrunner.gnm2.J5K5, whole genome shotgun sequence genomic window, AAAGCCATGGCCCATATACATCCAACAAAATCAGTGTTTCTTCGAACTTTTTCGCAACCACGCAGTTGGAGGTAGCACTCAAGCAAGCCTCAGTATAGCCAGAGCTAGCAATGCCACAGCTCGAAAGTAAACTTCTTTTACACTCTTATCCACCTTTCGAATTGCTCCCTCATCTTTTAGTCCTAACTTCCCGGCATTCTTGCTTATGTTGATGATTGTATCCCTTTGCTTGCTTACTGCCCAAGAAAGCCAAACTAGCCCGAATCCAAATCCAGTGTTTAAGAGCTTAGATGTGCAAAAGGGAACTCTCCCACATGCGAGTTTATAGATGACAGAAAGCAGTACAGCAATGCCAACAGAAAATTGTGTCATTAGGTGTGGAAGCTCGGGGCAAGATTTCTTTAGCGAGATAATTGCTGTTTTCCGGTGCTGTCTCTTGTCAACCATCAAGGATAGAAGACTCTCACACGCGTATAAGTAGTTCTTCTTGTAGAGATCCCTCTCGGTTGcaactttcttgttctttttcttcaatggCTTGGCTTTAACTCTCTCAGGactgtaaatcaagagaaaagctTTAACTTAATACATTTCGTTACCAAGTTATTACATTAGCCATTACATAAGAAAGATTAtacaattatttttgttctttttgtaTTATATAACACAAGTGAAAGCTACACATAATAAGTAGTTCATCTTTAAACAGCAGAGGAAAAAAAACACATTTTAAATGCTATGAAAGatggaaaaaattaattttctcagaGTAACATTGAGCAAAAATCAGGAGAAGGGTTCAACTGTCAAAGAAATCATGTTTTGAATACCTTCTTAAAGGAACAGTTATTGTAGAATGAATCTCCATTGTGGAGGAATGACTTCTGGTTTCTGCTTCATACATGTTCATGATCAACCTGTCCATAGAGAAATCTCAGTAAAGTCTGTTCCTTGATACAAACTGAAAAATCTACTCAAAAGAAGGTTCATTAAATAATGATTAGTAGTGTGCTATAAACACAGATGACATATTCAAGTGCAACTGCAaaatagtatgcttttagtaACATAAATAGTCCTTTTTTTCCTAGAAACAATCAGAATTTCAAGCATGCAGTTGAAGCTAAATCAACAAAATTATACCTACTGAAGTGTGGAACAAGAATAGACTGTTTCTCTCCCTTATTTGAGGTTTGTGATAAGTATAACTCAGCAACTGGAGAAAGAAACTCTTTCATCTGAATCGCGGAACCCAAAAACGTAACTTGACCATCTGGATGAACTTGTATCTTTGAACTTAGAGCAGGGTCTTGAAAAACATCTAGCAAAGGCTTCAGGGTAACGCCAATATGATAGCTAAGTGGTGTAAACAGTTGTTGACACTCATCAATGTCAAAGCTGAAAATAATTGTGTTTGGGAATGTTTCTGCAACAAAAGATGAACGAAATTAAGCAAAATAGACTTCATCAGAACAAGTTACATTTATCTCAGCATCAAATGCAGTCAAAAGAAATTTATCAGCTAATGAAATCTAAAGAAGACAAACATAGTGTAGAAGCTTTTGTAACCGGGTAAACACTAATAGGCAAACATCatggtcatgccttcttaatgcCGGTGCCTTAACCCACAAGTCCTTGGAGCTTATACTCTAAGCAAACCTCTGATCACCCTTCTGAGAGTTGAAGTAGGTCATTGGTGCCTTGATCAGCATGTCGAAATAACATAACCTTTCTTGTGCCTTTATCATAAAAAGTAATGATAACGTTGTTCAACCCAAAATGAACTACAATCCTACATCCACATACCAAAATACAGAAGAGAAAAATTTACTATAATCAACTAAGAATAAGAGgatattacaagaatttgaactCAATTGGGGAAACTAGCCAAAGCTTCCACATTTGACATAAGACAactagaaagaaaatagaaggatacATAACTCATGTACCTCACAAATATTCTAAGTTCTAATAGTACACGGAAGCGATCCGCGAAACTATATAACACTTCAATGAGCAGCATGCACACCTTGGGAATCAACAAGCATAGGCCTTTGAGCTGTGAAGTCAACATTGGCAAACTGGTTCAAATTTAACCATTCATTTTGTGATTTTCTTGATTTCTCGCCAAGAATCAGACTAAGACAAGGATATTGATATCTAACGATCTCTGGTTTCCATGCAACAGAGGGCAACAGTTGTTGAGAACCCTGCCATAAACAAGAATTCAGGAACAAATAAACAAATTATGTTAATCAACTGTAAAACTATGCATGTATTGATGTTCAAATTTATCAGTCATACAACTGTAACAAAAAAGTTACTAAAACAAAGTCACAAAACATAGCATAGCCAATTTTGTCTTCTAATTGAGCTACTCTATTATGCTTTGAGTTAAGCCAGCTTACAATCCAATTTGCATTTGGAGGAAACCAATTCATTACTGCTAACATACttgaaattttaacaaaatataaatattatacatCAAAATCCCAATATTATTACAcagtcaaaaaaaaaatctaaaaactttGCAGTGACTTTTGATACTATAAAAAAAAGGTGTTAGTTACCTTAAAAATGTTGCTGAACATGGCAAGTTTTCGCTGTAAGACAAGCCCTGCTGAAGAGCAACCAAAAGAAGCCATCAAACACAGCTTCTAAACTATGTTCTGTGTTTTTTATGAGAGAATTAAGGtttctttttaatgttttccttaaaataacaaaaattcccCTGCTCGTGTGACTTTGTGACAACCCCATCAATTTATCCCTTCCCTGCACCTCAGAATGAAAACGATTTTTTTATAAGCTGGACTTTTGGGTGGCACTGAAAAAGTTTAAGtagaaatataaataaatgaaaataattgattttcttcttaaaaaaaaaaaagaaataagtaaatgaataAAGGTTTTTATGTGAGCCACTGAAGTCTCAACCGTGATcatctaaataaataaatgaatagagATTGGAAACTAGGAACGGTTTTTGACTTTTTGCAGCAGCATAAAGGATTATGAGATGAGAATTAATTTCAAACATGTTTCTGCTCAGTCTAGCCTTTGATCGTAGCTAGTTTCTGCTTTTTCTTTTTGGACCCCTGACAATAAAAGTTTTATTCTTCTTATGTAGATATGCTTCCGAAAATTAGTAGGAGTTTTGCACTATATTTATGCAAGTTGTCTAATtacatttatttttgttgttttgaattgcatgatatgAGTACCTGATATTCAAATTGTTGTGCATGTAGAGATGGGTTTCTTAAAATAAATTGCTTATAAATATAATCATACTTGATAAATGAAGTTGTGTTATATCAAATTATCAATGGCATCGTTTCGATTTATTGTTTTCTTGTGTTGCTATGCACTAGAGAGATTGTCACTGAAACAGGATAAAAGAAAGTACTGATCAGGTTAATGATCTCTGTTTCTACAGTGGTTACTGGTTACTGAATTAGATAGCTTAATACTCTGCATATCTAtcatcagaagaagaaaaaacaagtgTCTTAGTTCACTATTCACATGTATGGTATATTTAATTTTCTCTCTTAATCTAATTAAATATGTGTTTGCTAATTGATGAAACAGTCTAACTTAGatgcaaaaatattatttgtgtcCATCTTAATCCCGCATCTTGTATTCTGAatgtaaaagaaattaaaaatactattaataacATCACATTCATCCCAAATTGAACAATTGTTGTGAGAATTGAATTACAAAtgaattctttcaaaaattcaaCCCAATTCTTTCAGTGTGGAGCACAAAACACAGGTAGAATCTTAATTCTTAAACCATAAATACATCCAagaaaaacttaaacaaaacatcaAGAAAAGATGTTAAAATGGAAATAACTCTAGAAGAGCTTTGGCCTCTTTGATTTAGGAGAAAGAGGATCCTTTGACTCCATCTAAAGAAATTCCTTAATTTCATCTATAAATGGGTACAAGTCATCCTctgtcaaaataattttcaaataatcTACCATGGAATAGACATGTCTACTCTTTACATTAACAGTTAAGAAATTTTGAACTTTTTGAGAAGCAGAACTGTTAATGTAATTCATATCAATAGCATCCTCCATGATAGATAAATGAAATACAGATACAGAAAACAATGGACATCTGCAATTATGATGCTCATCTGCAAAGCCAATTAACATGGCACAAACCATGTTGTTACCAAAGAACAAATCGAACACTTCCTTGGTTCACAAGCAAGGCATGTAAGGTTGCTGTATATCCATTTTCCCATTCACCAAATTGATCGGATTTTTAAATGTGAGAAGTAGAGAgatttattttatgaaataatcAAAGAAACAAACTGTCTCTGCATGCACAACAATTTGTACAACAGAATGTCTTGTTGTTATCAAAATGGCGATAATACAATTTTGTAAGTTGCAACAAAAAAAAACTCAGCAACAATGGGGAACACAACAAGACAATTGATGATTAACAAAGAAGCCATACAAGATCAATATCAGTCAATAAGCAACAAATGTTTTTCAGCCATATGGAAACTGAAATTTCTAAAAAGTACTATATTCCTCAAAAACTAATCGTTAAGAAAGACATACAAATAACAAAAACTATTTACTataacataaatcaaataatcaAGATAACACTAAAGTCTTCTTCCAACAAAACTACCGGATTCCTCTATGGCATGTCATGGCGGAGCTTTTGTTTGATTTGACATTCGTAATAGTCCATATTTATTTGGGATTAATGTTACAATACTCTTTGACATGGCCATCAGTATGGCACTTTTTACCGTGCAAGTTTTGTTGTCCATCTTTAGATACCGCAGTAAATGGGATCCGTTGGCATCAAGTGCAGAAATGTTGATGGCATGTGTAAGGCCCGTATTGTCTTGGCGAAGAGTATATTGAACATCTATAAAAGTCCTAAGAATCTGATTATCAAGTTGATCACTTCCAGAAAAAGAAAAACCGTCCCGGTTGCCAGAGGATATTATTTAAGGTTGTGCTACTATCCCGTAGTACTACTGGTTGGAACCTGGACCCTAGCTTGGTTCGAGTTGGGCTGCCCAGCCCAGATATTGtcccaaaaaatataattttaaatacaaatttaaaagttCCTCAAATGGCTTATGGTCAACTAATATTGTATCAGTCAAGCCAAACCAAATCATCTGATTTTTTACAAGCTCATAACCGTGTTAACATGCATTATGTACATTCGTTTCTCATTTGCaacccaaaatttttatgttcctTCCTTTCATTTCATTGTTCAAAAAGTCTAAAAATTACCTTAGCATGTTTTCTTTCATTGGAAAAGATTGCTATAGAGAATTTTTATAggatttcaaattatatatttagtcTCGAGATAtccctcttcttttctcttttgtcttGTTCAACGTCTATCCTATGTTTCCGGACGAGCTTTCTAACAAAAGAATCAAGAGAACGGCAAATTaagaggaaaataaaataaaaaatgtgcttGGAGCCGAAGAGTATTCTCCAATCCTAGATTGtttaaagtcaccaaaaaaaaaatcctagattGTTTAGGCCTTCAATCCCTGAGAAGTGAGAaacatgagaaaataaaaagaatccacAAAAAGAGTTAAATAATTACAAGTCAAcaactaattaaaaattcaacGAGACACACTGCCACATTTACAGTGGCTATTGCTTTAACGAATGATTCAGGCCCAGTAAAAATGTATGTGGCTTACTCAATACACAGACAAAATCcccgttaaaaaaaaaaaaatacacagacGAAGTCTTCACACgtggatatttttttttctaatctatGCAGTAGAATTTCCTTTTTCAATAGTATATAATTAGAGTTAATTAtccaaaatattcttaaaaaatattatcgATAAAATAGTttatgaataatttaaaaatgtaacaataataactaataaatattatattttttattaataataaaaaaatttatatttatcaaacgATTTAtctatttgatttgaatttttaatttttgtgataatatttgaataaatatatagaaattgcataaaaaaattcgAACCATAATTTAATTtctagatttttttctttttcttttttaaaaatattttatcattctcaatagaatattttttaaaaaaatttattttatataaaattatcaaattttaaaaataatttttttaatgatgcttgcaaaaaattacattaaaatttgatctctaaaatttgtttttagaatataaatttaata contains:
- the LOC112720365 gene encoding uncharacterized protein, encoding MASFGCSSAGLVLQRKLAMFSNIFKGSQQLLPSVAWKPEIVRYQYPCLSLILGEKSRKSQNEWLNLNQFANVDFTAQRPMLVDSQETFPNTIIFSFDIDECQQLFTPLSYHIGVTLKPLLDVFQDPALSSKIQVHPDGQVTFLGSAIQMKEFLSPVAELYLSQTSNKGEKQSILVPHFSRLIMNMYEAETRSHSSTMEIHSTITVPLRSPERVKAKPLKKKNKKVATERDLYKKNYLYACESLLSLMVDKRQHRKTAIISLKKSCPELPHLMTQFSVGIAVLLSVIYKLACGRVPFCTSKLLNTGFGFGLVWLSWAVSKQRDTIINISKNAGKLGLKDEGAIRKVDKSVKEVYFRAVALLALAILRLA